Sequence from the Anabaena sphaerica FACHB-251 genome:
AGGTAAGTAACTGGGAAATCTGCCTCTGTGGGTTGGCTACTCATGAAGCTATGCAATTTAGTTGCCATCTAAATCTAATCTGCCAAACATTATTTTGTCCGGGAAAATTGCTTAACTTAAATTTGAAAAAGCAGGATTAAGGATAAGTGGCTAGTTTTTAGCAAAGAGATTGGAGATCGCTGAATACGGTTCACAATGGAACAAGAAGCTAGAAACCTACTTGTTGTTTGTTGTGCTAAATCTCTGTGAGCGGCTTCGCTACACCGTAAGTGATAGCTTTGCTCGCCGTAGGCATCGCTCTACTATCTATTATCTCATGATTGCTAAAACTACAGTTAAACCTACTGCACGCCTGGTTGAAGTTTTTTCTGCTATTCAAGGAGAAGGACTCAACGTCGGGACACGTCAGATTTTTATTCGCTTCGGTCTTTGTGACTTGCGTTGTCACTTTTGCGATAGCGCCCATACATGGGATGCACCCTCTCGATGTAAAATAGAGCGTTCACCAGGATTACGAGATTTTGAAATCCACTCTAATCCTATTCCTCTGGCTATGTTGATAAAATGGGTAGAAAGGCAAAATTTACCTTCTTTACACGATAGTATCAGCTTAACTGGAGGCGAACCACTTCTTCATGCTCCATTTTTGGCACAATTTCTACCGGAAGTGCGATCGCTGACCAATTTACCCATATATCTGGAAACTGGAGGACATCGCCCTGAGCAATTGGCTATGCTTCTCCCCTACCTTGACACTGTAGGCATGGATTTAAAGCTGCCTAGT
This genomic interval carries:
- a CDS encoding 7-carboxy-7-deazaguanine synthase QueE, translating into MIAKTTVKPTARLVEVFSAIQGEGLNVGTRQIFIRFGLCDLRCHFCDSAHTWDAPSRCKIERSPGLRDFEIHSNPIPLAMLIKWVERQNLPSLHDSISLTGGEPLLHAPFLAQFLPEVRSLTNLPIYLETGGHRPEQLAMLLPYLDTVGMDLKLPSVSGESHWTEHKQFLQLCFDANLEIFVKIIVSQRTDPGELERSALLVSGVSQNIPLFLQPVTPLADSEKFSQVPVLAPSPDQVLEWQALMKRFVKQVRVIPQTHKMLKQL